GTGTTTTTAGCAAGAGCATTGACTCCTTGGATATCACTTACACCGAGTAGTGAGATTGGTTCTTTAGTGTTTTGCTGTGTTATGAAATGCTCTTCTGTGAAGAAATGTGGTTGAGTTGGCTCGCTAGGAATTCCCAATTCTGCTTTACAAATGCTAACCAACCTTAGGACATCTGCTTCTGTTATTACCCCGGATTGAGTAATTAGAATTCTAATTGCATCGCGAATCCAATTAGGACGGTTTTGGGACCAGTCTAGAATTTCAGTTAACAGAGCATGTTGTGGGGGGATTGGTGTGTTTCCATTGTTTGTGTCAGCCATGCTTAGACCTATGCTTATGTAGGGAAGTGTTAATATGATTTGGTTGTGAATATAGTCGTTATCCTTTTTTTCGACAATGCTATATTATGCAAATCTAATGGTGAGAATCAAAGCGTAATTTTTAGCATAGTATCTATGATTGTTCAGGAATCTAAAACTAACTATTTTTTAAATAAATTCATAGATAATATATTGTTAAGTGTTAAATGATGTGTTTTTGTATATTATCGTATAACATTTCTTCTCTATAGAATTAGAGCTCAGTCCACCAAATTTCTTCATCATCCATAGGGATCGCTAAGGCCGCCCATGCGGATTTTATTTGACGATGAAGGTATGGTGATCATGCATAATCTGTGATTCAGAGCCTGTTTATATAGATTTTGCGGATTATGAAATCAGCACTGCGCCGTTCCTGCTGCAATTGGATAATATGTTTGGGGTATTGCGTTGTTCGGTTTAATTTAGGAGGTGTTGTTTGTGGTGGTGTTATTGAATTTTAATGTTGGTGATAACCGGATTGGGAAATCCAATTAGGAGAATCTATGTTCGAGCGTCAGTGATCAGGCTTGCGATACTGGTCGATAGCGCTTGAGCAAGATTATTCATAGTTAATAACGAAATATTTTGGCGTCCACGTTCAATACCACTGATGTATGTACGGTGCACGTCTGTTAGCTCTGCAAGTTTTTCCTGAGACAAACCTTTTTCAATTCTGATTCGCCGAACTCTGTTGCCAAAATCGGTCATGATTTTACGTTCTGTTTCTGAGTATTGTTCCAAGCTTTTGGTGGGCACAGGATTCTCCTTGGTTGCCACACAGGATGCTTGACGTGATGAGTATATTTCTACAGAGTATACTGTACATAGAGATGTTGATCATGATTAATATTTATTTTGCAAAGGAGGAACAAGGATGGTGACGGTTGAATCAGAAAAAGAAGTGGAGGAATATCTTTGCAGTTTTCTTGAAAAGGAGATCCGGTTAAGCGTACTTCAGCAGCCTAACTTAGGGTCATACGGAATTGCGGACATAATTGCATGGACAGTGATTAACGAAGATGACTCTCGAACTTTGCTGGCCCATGTAATCGAAGTGAAGAAAGGGAAGGCTGGGGTTGAGGGGTTAGCACAGCTATGTCGATATATGAAAGCAGTTGAGTTGAGCCTCAATGAACTGAAAAATGAAAATTTTTGCACGCTGAACAATGTCCTTGTTCAGGGGATGTTGATTTGTGAAGATTTATTTGACCCGGAAGCGATGGGATTTTTACTTGCGCAGATGCAGAATGTTTATCTCTACAAATATACTGTGACCATGGATAAAGGTCTTATTGCAATAAGATGGCCCGGATGGATTAAAGGACCGTACAAAAATGATATACAAGTCCCTTCTGTGGTAACGAGCAAACAGATAGAAAAAAAAGTCAATGAAATTGAAAGTGGAGAGCTGGATTGGGCTAACGGCAATCCATACAATTTGTTCCATGAATTTTGCGTTTAATGTATTGGTTGAGTGTGTAGAAAATTGTGTTTTACTTGATGCTAACTATGCCGATTCTGCATAAATAAATAAGTCCTTTTTGACATCTAAACAAAGTATAAATAAGAGCCCCAGTTTGTTTTGACTGACTTTATTTGGGATGGATGAATCTATGTTTATTTCAGTTTATTAGAAGAGCGTTTCTCCGCACGAAGTGTAATTCCAGTTGACATGTCTTGCCCACGAAGCAGAACCACCACTTCTGTTCTGTTGTGCGATTAAGTGGACAATCTAAAACTAGACAGTTGTTAGTATATTTATATAAATTAATTATTAAACTTCATCAATTTATATGTTAAGTTTACACTCAAACACGCAGCAGAACCATTCTAGTCGCGAGAGTCTAGTTTGAGTTCTGTCAGTATTTGCTAAAGTTATAATTAAGATAGTTTTGATAGGTAGTTAAGTTACCTGGAAAAAGGGGAGGCATTTTGCCTCCCCTTTTTTTTGGATTGAGAGTTTTGAGGAAATAAATTGCTGCCTTTTAAAGACAGGATGAATGTGATATGCAGTAATATAAATGCTAATCATTGTTATCTTGCAAGAGCTCGCGATGGCAGGCTGTTGTATAGTTTTCGCAACACTGCAAGTGTTCATATCCCCTCTGCAAGACTGATAGTAGAGTTTATCCTTGTCTTTTGCCCATACATGAAGAGTCGTGACCTTTTGCAAAAGGAGCATAAAATATGGAATCGTATCAATCAGAAGGACATGAAAAGGAAAAACTTCAACCCGTGGATGCTTTTAAAAAAGTTGATAGCGGCCCGAATGGGTTGAGTGGAAATGAAGCTGCTAAACGCCTTGAAAAATATGGTCCCAATGCATTGGAGGACCAAAAAGTAAGCCCGGTTAGAAAATTTTTGGGATACTTTTGGGGACCGATTCCCTGGATGATTGAGAGCGCAGCCGTTCTGTCCATGATCGTCGGCCATTGGGCTGACTTCTGTATTATTCTTTCCCTGCTAATTTTCAACGCCGTGGTCGGATTTTGGCAGGAATATCAAGCCGGTAACGCCGTTGAAGCACTTAAGAACACACTTGCGTTGAAGAGCCGGGTCCTGCGTGACAGCTCGTGGCAAAGCGTTAATGCTCAGGTCTTAGTACCTGGCGATATCATCCGTTTGCGCATGGGGGACATTATCCCGGCCGATGCCAGACTTGTTGACGGCGACTACCTGAGCGTGGACCAGTCTGCGCTGACCGGCGAATCTCTTCCCGTGGAAAAAATGATCGGAGATCTTATCTATTCCGGATCCGTAGCCAAGCAGGGCGAGATGGTCGGAGTGGTAATGGCAACAGGTGAGAAAACGTTCTTCGGCAAAACAGCTAAGCTTGTATCAAATGCCAAAACGGTATCCCACTTCCAGAAAGCTGTTATGCAGATCGGTGATTATCTGATCTATCTTAGCTTAGTTCTGGTCGCAGTACTTATCGTTGTGCAGCTTTTCCGCGGGGCTCATCTCCTTGATCTGGTGCAGTTTGCGCTGATCCTGACGGTGGCTTCTATTCCTGTGGCTATGCCTGCCGTCCTGTCTGTGACCATGGCCGTAGGTGCTCTGGCTCTTTCCAAGCGAAAGGCTATCGTCTCGCGGCTGGAGTCCATTGAGGAAATGGCGGGTATGGACATCCTCTGTACGGACAAAACCGGAACCCTGACCCAGAATAAGTTGAAGCTCGGGACTTCAATCACCTTTGAAGCAAAGGGTGAAGACGATCTCATTCTCGCCGGATGTCTTGCGTCCAAGGCCGAAAACGAGGACGCCATTGATCTGGCCGTTCTGGAAGGAGTGAAGGATAAAGCGTTCCTTACTGCATATTCTCAGGAGAAGTTTATTCCCTTTGATCCCGTGAGCAAAAGAACCGAAGCTTTAATCAAGGATCAGGATGGAAATTCTTTCAAGGTCAGCAAGGGAGCTTTGCAGGTTATTCTAGACCTTGCCGAGGTGAGCGATGATGCGCGTGCTAAGGCTGAAGAATCTTCCCAAAGTTTTGCTGCTAAAGGATACCGCACCATCGGCGTGGCAAGAGCAGATGGCGATGAATCATGGAAATTTATGGGCATCCTGCCTCTGTTTGATCCACCGCGTGAGGACTCCCGCGAGACCATCTCACAGGCCGGAAAGCACGGCATTGAAGTTAAGATGGTGACTGGCGATAACTTAGCCATAGCCAAAGAGATATCCAGCCAACTTAATCTGGGACAAAATATTTCTCTTGCCGGGCAATGGTTGAAAATCGGAGATGACGCTAAAGGATTATCCGCCGATGCCGCTACAGAAGTTGAAGATTCAGATGGGTTTGCCCAAGTCTTTCCGGAACATAAATATAATATCGTCAAGCTGTTGCAATCAAAGAACCATATAGTTGGAATGACCGGAGACGGAGTTAACGACGCTCCTGCTTTGAAACAGGCCGATGTTGGCATAGCTGTGAGCGGTGCTACCGATGCGGCGCGCGCCGCTGCGGATCTGGTACTGACGGCTTCTGGAATTTCGGTGATTATCAACGCAGTGGAAGAGGCTAGGCGCATTTTCGAGCGCATGAATAGTTACGCCATTTACCGTATCACTGAAACCATCCGGATCATGATTTTTGTAGTGCTGGCAATGATCGCATTTGATTTCTACCCCATCACCGCCATTATGATAATCTTGCTGGCATTCCTGAACGACGTGCCCATAGTGACCATCGCCTACGACCGCACCTGGCTGGACCCGAATCCGGTACGCTGGAATATGCGACGGGTCATCACGGTCTCGACAGCCATGGGGCTGACCGGCGTTTTCGGCAGCTTTCTGATGCTCTATCTGGGGTTGAATTGGCTGCACCTTACCATTCCTGAAGTGCAAACATATATCTTCCTGAAGATGGCCGTCTCCGGACATCTGACACTGTTCGTCTCACGCAGCCGCGGCTATTTTTGGAAATCGCCATATCCTGCGCCGGTGATGGTCTGGTCAGCCTTGGGAACAAAAATTCTTGGAACGCTTTTGGCCGCATATGGATTCGGCCTTATTTCACCTATCGGTTGGAAGTCAATCGGTCTGGTCTGGGGCTATTCGATTGTCTGGGCTTTTTTGACCGACTACGTCAAGGTCATGATTTACAGGCATGTCGATACGGGATCTTCACATAACATGTCTTTTTTGAACAAGGTGCGTCAATCACTTCACCCCTTATGAGACCGTTTATGCGGGATGACAAAGACATCTAAGTAACCCATAAGCCTGATGTATAAACTAGGTAGATGGGAGAGAATGGATTAACGCAGGAGTAGATTTATGACGATAAAGCGGCATGATGTTGTTATTTTAGGTTCCGGACCTGCTGGCGGAGTCGTGGCCGGAATGTGTCAAAAAGCGGGCCTTGATGTAGTTGTTGTCGAGGAGGACGGATGGGGCGGAGTTTGTCCGCTGCGTGGCTGTGAACCGAAAAAAGTACTGGTTGATGCGACGCATGCAGTATCCCGAATCCGTGATATGGAAGGGCATGGACCTGTGGGGAGCGTTTCTATAGATTGGCAGAATTTAATGCAGTTCAAACGGGCCCTTATTGATCCCATTCCGGATGCGGTGCTCCAATCTCTGGAGAAACGCGGTATTAAGACTGTTTCCGGTCACGCAAGTTTTGTCGGTGAAGGACAGGTAGAAGTTTCCGGGTATGGGATCTTGGAAGGAAAACATGTCGTGATTGCTACCGGGGCCAGAACTAGACCATTGAACGTTTCCGGCGAGGAACTTTTGCTGGCGAGTCGACAGTTTCTTGAGCTTGATACAATGCCAAAATCTATTTTGTTTATCGGCGGCGGGTTCATCTCCTTTGAATTTGCCTGTGTTGCAGCCGCGGCCGGTGCTGATGTGACCATTGTACATAGAAGCAGCAGGGTGCTTAAAGGGTTTGATCACGATCTTAGTCTTTCGCTGATAGAGGGTATGAAGGAACTCGGTATTAAGGTCTTTATAGATCGACCGGTTCTCGGTGTGGAGAAGACTGACTCCGGAATAGTTGTTACGTCTCGAAATGATGACGGAGAAAAGGAGTATTTTACTGCCGAACTTGGTGTTATCGGCGTTGGCAGAATTCCCAATGTCGACAGGCTTAATCTTGATGCTGCAGGAGTGACAGTTTCCAAACGCGGAGTGGTGGTTAACGACTTCATGCAGAGTGTCTCCAATCCCAGAGTTTTTGCGGCAGGTGACTGCGCCGAGCCCGGCACTCCTTTGACTCCTCTGGCGGTTTTGCAGGCTACGACAGTAGCTCGTAATATTATTGACGAGCTTTTGACTAAGTCGGACTTACGCGGGGCGGCGAGTGTGGTTTTTACCCATCCTCCGCTTATGAGTGTCGGGATGCTTGAAGAAGAGGCTCGAAAGCAGGGACTCGATGTCATAATTCATTCCGGTGACGCAGCAAAATGGTCCGAACACAAGCGTCTCGGGCTGAAACATGCAGGTTACAAGATCATTGAGGATCGATCTTCGGGGCGTATAGTTGGTGCGCACTATCTCGGACAGCATGCTGAAGAGGTTGCCAACATCTTCGGCATGGCCATCAGGCATGGCCTGACAAGGGAGAACCTGATGGATCATCCTTGGGCCTATCCATCTTTCGGTTATACTCTGCGATACATGTTTTCATGATCAAATAAGATGATTATGGTGAATAATATAAAAAAAGAGGATGCAAATGCATCCTCTTTTTTTATATCTTTTCTTTAAGCCTTTATCGGATTTAATATTCAGGAGAACATAACCCCATGATCTGATAGGCCAGCTGAGCAGCTGCAAAGTCGGAAGCGTGATCGCCTTCGCTCGGAGCTAATTCAACAACGTCTGCTCCGATGACTTTTCTTCCTGATACAGCCCGTTCAAGCAAAGTCAGGGCGTCGTGCCAGCTTAATCCGCCAGGGACAGGGGTTCCTGTTGCGCGGATAACTGACGGGTCAAGACCGTCCACATCAAAAGTGATGTAGATTTTTTCCGGAAAGTCAGCCGGAAGAAGGATTTTAGGGATTCCTCTTAAGTAAAGTTTCCGCGCATCAAGGTGCAGTACTTCTGCTTCTTTACGGTATTCAACTTCTTCTGAGCATAGAGCGCGTACGCCTATCTGGAAAATTGGAAGTTTCAAATCTTCACTTGCGCGGCGCATTACGCAGGCGTGGCTGTAAAGAGAGCCTTCATACGTGTCGCGCAGATCTGCGTGTGCATCAAACTGAACTATCCCAAAGCGTCCATATTTCTGCTGTAAAGCACGCAGTGCTCCGATTGTGACGGTGTGCTCACCGCCAATGATGAAAGGTATAGCTTCGCACTCTACCGCGTAGGAAACAGCATCTTCTACATCATCAATTGTTTTAGAAATATCTTTTGAACAATCAATAGGTTCTGCAGTATGAATGCCGCCTTCTGCGGGAATGGATTTGCCGTCCCATAGCTCCAGTTGTGTGGATGCTTCTATGATTGCTTCAGGACCTGATGCAGTACCTGCTCCGTAAGAAACAGATGATTCAAGTGGAACTGGAATAATATGGAAAGAAGCGTCTTCGGGGCTTTCGTTTGAAATTTCCCCTTCAAGAAAATGCGTAGCCATCAGTCATTCTCCTATGACAGGCGATTTTTGAAGTCTTCATAGCCGAATTGACGAATAACTGTTATTTCGTCTGATTCAGGTCTGTAGATGGTTATTGAAGGTAATTGAATACCATTGAAGGTATTAGTCTTAACCATGGAATAGATAGCCATATCTGTGAAAACCAGAGTGTCTCCGGCTTTAAGCGGAGTATTGAAAGAGTACTCTCCAGCAACGTCTCCGGCAAGACAGGAAGGGCCGCCTATTCTGCAAGTCCAAGCTTTTTCACCGGCTTCACCTGACCCGACAATATGCGGGCGGTACGGCATCTCGATTACATCCGGCATATGGCACGGAACAGCGGAATCCATAATAACTATGGGTATGTCCGCCTGCGTCACATCCAGCACTTTTGAAACGAGGTAGCCTGTATTTAACGCCACCGCTTCACCGGGTTCCAGATAAACTTCAACATCCCATTTATTTTTAAATTCGGTGATGAGTTTTACCAGTAGATTCCTATCATAGTCCGGCCTTGTTATGTGATGGCCCCCGCCGAAGTTGACGTAACGCATACGCGGCAGAACATCGGCAAAACTTTTTTCTACTGCCCTGATGGTTCTCTCAAGGCAGTCCGCGTCTTGTTCACAAAGATTGTGCCAGTGTAGCCCCGTCACTCCTTCAAGGTTGCTCAGGTCAAAGTGAGCTCTGCGAATACCGAGACGAGAACCCGGTGAACATGGATCATAGATCGGTGTTGCACCTTCAGAGTGCTCCGGATTAATCCGGACTGCAAGTTCAATTTCACGATTTTGCGCAGATGCCAGCTCTTTTACGAGATGCCGGAATTTATCAAGTTGCGCAAATGAGTTGAAAACTATGTGATCACTTGTCAGGCACAGATCACGGATATCTTTTTCAGAATATGCTGCGGCAAAAGTATGAACTTCGCGTTCGAATTCTTCACGCCCGAGTCTTGCTTCATGAGGTGAGCTTGCGCACACCCCGTCCAGTTTCTCGGAGAGTACCGGAAAAGTGCTGAACATGGCGAAACATTTGAGTGCAAGAAGAATCCTGCAGCCGGTTTGCTCTTTGATAGAGGAGAGGACCTCCAGATTATTTTTCAGGAGGCCCTCGTCAATCACATAAGATGGAGTTTCCAGTTCAGAAGTACTGAAGCGGAATTCTGTGTGCCCGTCCACTACAGTTCCACTTCTACCCATGGCAGACCGTGTTTGTTCAGTGCTTCCATGAAAGGGTCAGGGTCAAGCTGTTCCATGTTGAAAACACCTTTGCCTGTCCATTTTCCGGTGAGCATCATCATTGCTCCGATCATGGCAGGAACTCCGGTAGTGTAGGAAATAGCCTGAGAGCCTACTTCCTTATATGCTGCTTCATGGCTGCATATGTTGTAAATATACATTTTCTTTTCTTTGCCGTCTTTTACACCTGTCATGACATTGCCTATACAGGTGCGTCCCTTTGTAAGAGGACCGAGTGACCCCGGTTCCGGCAGGACTGCTGTCAGGAATTTAATGGGCTGAATCATCTGCCCGTTGTATTCGATAGGCTCAATGGAAGTCATGCCGATATTCTCAAGCACTTTTAAGTGAGTGAGATATTTTTCGGAAAATGTCATCCAGAAACGGGCGCGCTTGAGCCCTTTAATATTTATGGCAAGCGATTCCAGTTCTTCGTGGTACATGAGGTAACATTTTTTTTCACCGATACCGTCAGGGAAAGTATAATCCATAGACCAAGCCAGCGGATCAGTTTCCACCCATTCCCCGCGTTCCCAATAGCGACCGCGCTGAGTTATTTCCCTGATGTTGATTTCAGGGTTGAAATTGGTAGCAAACGCTTGACCATGATCACCTGCGTTGCAGTCTATAATATCCAGCTCATGAATTTCATCAAAGTGGTGTTTCATGGCGTGGGCTGCATATATATTGGTAACACCCGGATCGAAACCTGAACCGAGAAGGGCCATTAAACCGGCTTCTTTGAAACGTTCCTGATATGCCCACTGCCATTTATATTCAAATTTAGCTTCATCAAGAGGTTCATAGTTGGCAGTATCCATGTAATTGACTCCGACCTCAAGGCATGCGTCCATGAGGGTCAGATCCTGATACGGCAGGGCAAGATTGACCAAAAGATCAGGCTTTATCTTTTTGAGAAGTTCAACTGTTTCGGGTACGTTGTCAGCGTCAACCTTATATGTTGCTACCGTTACGCCTGTGCGTGTTTTAACGGATTCAGCAATAGCATCGCATTTAGCCTTGGTGCGGCTGGCGAGATGTATTTCAGTGAAAACTTCCGGAATCTGAGCGCATTTGTGAACAGCAACACTGCCGACGCCTCCGGCACCTATGATTAGAACTTTAGACATAGATTTATCCTCATATGGTGTCTTTTTTTACGAAGACACCATTATAGTTTATCTTTCGAAGTAAGTGTATCCCTGCAAGCCTATTTTGTAAGCTTGAAGAATTTCTCTGCGTAGTGCCGGGGTTATGAGCCCCTTGCGCACAGCATTCTCAGCAGTCTCGCGGAAACGGGTCAGAAGGTATTTGGTATCGTATTCTACATAAGTCAGAATTTCTTCAACCGTGTCTCCTTCCATTTCACCGATAAAGTCGAACTCGCCATTTTCGCGTATTCTTACTGTCACGATATTAGTATCGCCCAGCAGATTATGCAAATCGCCGAGTGTTTCCTGATAAGCTCCGACAAGAAAAGCTCCGAGGTAGTACTCGTCACTTTCTTTCAACTCATGCAGCGGCATTGTTTTTTTAACACCCTGACTGTCGATGAATCTGTCGATTTTACCATCACAGTCGCATGTTATGTCGGCGAGAATTCCTTCACGCGTGGGTCTTTCATTCAACCGATGTACCGGCATAATGGGGAATAGCTGTCCTATTGCCCAAGCATCCGGCAGAGATTGAAAGACACTGAAGTTACAGTAATATATATCTGAAAGAGCGTGTACTATGCCTTCAAGTTCATGCGGCAGAGTAGGCAGATCCTTTGTCAGAATAGCTATGCGGCGGATTGTCTCCCAAAAGACATTTTCACCCATAGCGCGTTCTCTGAAGGAAATCCTTCCAGCGCTGAACGCCTGCCGGACTTCATCGCGATAATACAGGCTATCGTTAAAACATTCCTGAATATTACGCAGGTTAAGAGATTTCAACGCTTCAAATAAGTGCTGAATATGAATATTTGTTTCTTCAGGAAGCTCTTCCGGCAACGGCTCCGGTTCAAAGCGAGCTGTATCAAGCACGTTGAAAAGGAGCATTGAGTAGTAGGCTACAACAGCACGTCCTGATTCAGTAACAATAGTCGGATGATCAACTCCCTGTTCGTCGAGCACGGTCATTACGCCTTCAACAACGTCAACGCAGTACTCGTTTACAGTGTAGTTACGGCTGCTCATGAAGTTGGTCTGAGTTCCGTCATAGTCAACAGCCAGACCGCCGCCGAGGTCGAGGTAACGCATGTTTGCGCCTTCACCGACCAGTCCTGCGTAAACACGGCTTGCTTCTGATACCGCTCCGCGGATATCGCGGATATTCGGGATCTGTGAACCAAGGTGATAGTGCAGCAGTTGCAGACAGTCGAGCATGTCCGCTTCACTTAGACGATCGATTACATCAATAATTTGAGTTGCGTTGAGTCCGAAGATGGAGCGGTCTCCGCCGGATTCCGACCAGAGGCCGTTTGCTTGAGCGGAAAGTTTGACACGCACTCCGAGAATAGGCTTTACACCTTTTGCTTTGGAACGTTCAATTATGAGGGCCAGTTCACTTGGCATCTCGACAACCATAACGCACTTAAAGCCGAGCTGGGTTGCATGTAAACCAAGGTCTATAAATTCTTCATCCTTATATCCGTTGCAGATAAGTACAGCTTCAGTATCACGCATCATGCCCATGGCCGCGATGAGTTCTGCTTTACTTCCTGCTTCGAGGCCGTGGTGATATTTTTCACCGTGGCGCGTTACAGCTTCAACAACCTGTTGCTGCTGATTAACTTTAATTGGGTATGCCCCGAGATATGACCCGCGATAGCCGAGGCTGTCGATGGCTGAAAGAAAACTTTCATTAAGCAGGGATATCTGGGTGTCGAGGATATTCTCGATTCGCAGAAGGACAGGCATGTCCAATCCGCGTTCTTGAATGCCGGCGATTATCTCCGGTATGCTTACCGCATTGTCAAAATGACCCGGGTTGGCAGAAACCTGAAGATCTCCGTTATCGGAGATGCCGAAGAATCCAGCGCCCCATTCGCGGACGCCGTAGAGTTCTGTAGACCTTTCAGCGGTCCATCTTTCCAGTGTATTGGTCACTCATAAATCCTCCATATGAAAAGTGAATCGGGGATGCCCCCGTGCCGGATAGTTTAATGGATAAACTGTTTCTCACCTATTGAAAAACGGCATTTATGGATGGTAGCAATAAATGTCAATATGAATAAAGACAAATTGCATACCTGTAGAGTCTGAACCTTGAATTAATTGATTATTTATAAAAAATATTTATTAAGTTCAAGATTCTGGCTACGCCAGTATTAATATTATATTTTATGCCGCTATTTATGAAATGTATATTTAATTTTGTTAATACTTTTAATCTGTTGTAATTAGTCCTGTAATTGTCACTTAGGTAGTGACGGAAACATTTCTTTAATAATTTTGGACGCCTCCTGCGTTGCCATTATTGCTGCAAAATCGCTTGTAAACGGTTTCAAATTGTCGAGCAATATCGGAATTGTTTCCACACAGGCATATGCCGGATGAAACGTGGAGTGTGAAGGCTTTGTGTCAGTTGAGTTAGAATCGGCAGTCTTGGGGAGCAATTTATGCTCAGGATAATTTTGATAAATTTCGCATGATATTTTCCACGCTACCTGCAAATCGCGGTACGCATATTTATATTCATGCAAGCTGGTATAATTTTTACCTCGAAGCATGAAAGCCTGCGCTTTTGTTATGTCTGATGCATCAGATTCAATAACATTGTCTAACAGTTGAACTGCCTTATCGTATTGTTTTTCACTGCTCAGCTCAATTGCATTGTTTATGGGATTGCCGAAGAGTGCACATCCGTGGAGAAGCCCGGTTAAAAAGGCAATCTGTATTATTGATCTTACTACGCAGACCATTAACGAGCTGTCTTTTTTCATGCGTCCCTTTATTGCTTGCCTTGTAATGCTGAATTAATAAGTTAGGAATCGTTTGATTTCAAGTTCGGCGTAATATATTTCTGCTGTAATTCAGAGAATTGTTCAGGTTCTATGGTTATGAACTTTACACCGACTCCTTCCATATTGTCATCTGTAGATTTAATCCAGCGAATTCCAGCATATATAGGTAGTTTGTTTGATAGATCAGTAAATTTGAGATGTAAAAAATCCTGATCGAAAATATCAGCTGTAGTGCTTATAAAGCAGCCTGATGCTGAAATATTTTGTATGATTCCTGCAAAGCTGTTAGCCATTGCAGGGTCGTTTTCAGAACTGATCCGTATTGGAATATTTATTTTTACCCGTTCATTTATACGGGTCATGATA
The Desulfovibrio gilichinskyi genome window above contains:
- a CDS encoding helix-turn-helix domain-containing protein — translated: MPTKSLEQYSETERKIMTDFGNRVRRIRIEKGLSQEKLAELTDVHRTYISGIERGRQNISLLTMNNLAQALSTSIASLITDART
- a CDS encoding plasma-membrane proton-efflux P-type ATPase, translated to MESYQSEGHEKEKLQPVDAFKKVDSGPNGLSGNEAAKRLEKYGPNALEDQKVSPVRKFLGYFWGPIPWMIESAAVLSMIVGHWADFCIILSLLIFNAVVGFWQEYQAGNAVEALKNTLALKSRVLRDSSWQSVNAQVLVPGDIIRLRMGDIIPADARLVDGDYLSVDQSALTGESLPVEKMIGDLIYSGSVAKQGEMVGVVMATGEKTFFGKTAKLVSNAKTVSHFQKAVMQIGDYLIYLSLVLVAVLIVVQLFRGAHLLDLVQFALILTVASIPVAMPAVLSVTMAVGALALSKRKAIVSRLESIEEMAGMDILCTDKTGTLTQNKLKLGTSITFEAKGEDDLILAGCLASKAENEDAIDLAVLEGVKDKAFLTAYSQEKFIPFDPVSKRTEALIKDQDGNSFKVSKGALQVILDLAEVSDDARAKAEESSQSFAAKGYRTIGVARADGDESWKFMGILPLFDPPREDSRETISQAGKHGIEVKMVTGDNLAIAKEISSQLNLGQNISLAGQWLKIGDDAKGLSADAATEVEDSDGFAQVFPEHKYNIVKLLQSKNHIVGMTGDGVNDAPALKQADVGIAVSGATDAARAAADLVLTASGISVIINAVEEARRIFERMNSYAIYRITETIRIMIFVVLAMIAFDFYPITAIMIILLAFLNDVPIVTIAYDRTWLDPNPVRWNMRRVITVSTAMGLTGVFGSFLMLYLGLNWLHLTIPEVQTYIFLKMAVSGHLTLFVSRSRGYFWKSPYPAPVMVWSALGTKILGTLLAAYGFGLISPIGWKSIGLVWGYSIVWAFLTDYVKVMIYRHVDTGSSHNMSFLNKVRQSLHPL
- a CDS encoding dihydrolipoyl dehydrogenase family protein, which gives rise to MTIKRHDVVILGSGPAGGVVAGMCQKAGLDVVVVEEDGWGGVCPLRGCEPKKVLVDATHAVSRIRDMEGHGPVGSVSIDWQNLMQFKRALIDPIPDAVLQSLEKRGIKTVSGHASFVGEGQVEVSGYGILEGKHVVIATGARTRPLNVSGEELLLASRQFLELDTMPKSILFIGGGFISFEFACVAAAAGADVTIVHRSSRVLKGFDHDLSLSLIEGMKELGIKVFIDRPVLGVEKTDSGIVVTSRNDDGEKEYFTAELGVIGVGRIPNVDRLNLDAAGVTVSKRGVVVNDFMQSVSNPRVFAAGDCAEPGTPLTPLAVLQATTVARNIIDELLTKSDLRGAASVVFTHPPLMSVGMLEEEARKQGLDVIIHSGDAAKWSEHKRLGLKHAGYKIIEDRSSGRIVGAHYLGQHAEEVANIFGMAIRHGLTRENLMDHPWAYPSFGYTLRYMFS
- the speB gene encoding agmatinase, with protein sequence MATHFLEGEISNESPEDASFHIIPVPLESSVSYGAGTASGPEAIIEASTQLELWDGKSIPAEGGIHTAEPIDCSKDISKTIDDVEDAVSYAVECEAIPFIIGGEHTVTIGALRALQQKYGRFGIVQFDAHADLRDTYEGSLYSHACVMRRASEDLKLPIFQIGVRALCSEEVEYRKEAEVLHLDARKLYLRGIPKILLPADFPEKIYITFDVDGLDPSVIRATGTPVPGGLSWHDALTLLERAVSGRKVIGADVVELAPSEGDHASDFAAAQLAYQIMGLCSPEY
- the nspC gene encoding carboxynorspermidine decarboxylase, with protein sequence MGRSGTVVDGHTEFRFSTSELETPSYVIDEGLLKNNLEVLSSIKEQTGCRILLALKCFAMFSTFPVLSEKLDGVCASSPHEARLGREEFEREVHTFAAAYSEKDIRDLCLTSDHIVFNSFAQLDKFRHLVKELASAQNREIELAVRINPEHSEGATPIYDPCSPGSRLGIRRAHFDLSNLEGVTGLHWHNLCEQDADCLERTIRAVEKSFADVLPRMRYVNFGGGHHITRPDYDRNLLVKLITEFKNKWDVEVYLEPGEAVALNTGYLVSKVLDVTQADIPIVIMDSAVPCHMPDVIEMPYRPHIVGSGEAGEKAWTCRIGGPSCLAGDVAGEYSFNTPLKAGDTLVFTDMAIYSMVKTNTFNGIQLPSITIYRPESDEITVIRQFGYEDFKNRLS
- a CDS encoding saccharopine dehydrogenase family protein, with the protein product MSKVLIIGAGGVGSVAVHKCAQIPEVFTEIHLASRTKAKCDAIAESVKTRTGVTVATYKVDADNVPETVELLKKIKPDLLVNLALPYQDLTLMDACLEVGVNYMDTANYEPLDEAKFEYKWQWAYQERFKEAGLMALLGSGFDPGVTNIYAAHAMKHHFDEIHELDIIDCNAGDHGQAFATNFNPEINIREITQRGRYWERGEWVETDPLAWSMDYTFPDGIGEKKCYLMYHEELESLAINIKGLKRARFWMTFSEKYLTHLKVLENIGMTSIEPIEYNGQMIQPIKFLTAVLPEPGSLGPLTKGRTCIGNVMTGVKDGKEKKMYIYNICSHEAAYKEVGSQAISYTTGVPAMIGAMMMLTGKWTGKGVFNMEQLDPDPFMEALNKHGLPWVEVEL